A window of Tepidisphaeraceae bacterium contains these coding sequences:
- a CDS encoding VCBS repeat-containing protein: protein MPTVKWTKQLISAEAFEAVAVFDVDGDGVPDIVTGGFWYKGPDFREKFIIADDLRRYRDYYDEFSVIPMDIAGDGRLDFVTGGWWGNNLRWRQNPGNHTFGWEMKPWAEHVIADGIGNVETTRAWDVDGDGQLEIVPNTPGHPLCAYKLVGPGKFAKHVLYPSGLGHGLGFGDVDGDGRPEFVTPKGILKQTGRPLGDVWELTPGPDIGRDASIPVIVADVDGDGQAELIVGNSHSYGLSWWKRTPAGKWDKQPIDPFNSQYHDLHWADIDDDGLPELVTGKRYLAHCGHDPGEYDDIGVYYFKWTGSGFAKQVISHGPPGFGCGCGIQFAMADLRGTGRLDVVAPGKEGLHVLYNEGV from the coding sequence ATGCCTACAGTGAAGTGGACCAAACAGCTAATTTCCGCCGAGGCATTCGAGGCCGTGGCCGTGTTTGACGTCGATGGCGACGGTGTGCCGGACATCGTCACGGGCGGGTTCTGGTACAAGGGCCCGGACTTTCGCGAGAAGTTCATCATCGCCGACGATCTGCGGCGCTACCGCGACTACTACGACGAGTTCAGCGTCATCCCGATGGACATCGCCGGCGACGGACGGCTGGACTTCGTCACCGGCGGCTGGTGGGGCAACAACCTCCGCTGGCGACAGAACCCCGGCAACCACACGTTCGGCTGGGAGATGAAGCCATGGGCCGAGCACGTAATCGCCGATGGCATTGGAAACGTCGAGACGACGCGGGCCTGGGACGTCGATGGTGACGGCCAACTGGAGATCGTCCCGAACACGCCAGGCCACCCGCTGTGCGCGTACAAGCTCGTCGGGCCTGGCAAGTTCGCGAAGCACGTGCTCTACCCATCGGGCCTTGGCCACGGATTGGGGTTTGGCGACGTCGATGGCGACGGCCGGCCGGAGTTCGTCACGCCGAAGGGCATTCTGAAGCAGACCGGCCGGCCGCTGGGGGACGTGTGGGAACTCACACCTGGACCCGACATCGGCCGCGACGCCAGCATTCCGGTCATCGTCGCCGACGTCGATGGCGACGGACAAGCCGAGCTGATCGTCGGCAACTCTCACAGCTACGGCCTGAGCTGGTGGAAACGAACGCCCGCCGGGAAGTGGGACAAGCAACCGATCGACCCGTTCAACAGCCAGTACCACGACCTGCACTGGGCCGACATCGACGACGACGGTTTGCCCGAGCTTGTCACGGGCAAGCGCTACCTTGCCCACTGCGGGCACGACCCCGGCGAGTACGATGACATTGGCGTCTACTACTTCAAGTGGACCGGTAGCGGCTTTGCCAAGCAGGTCATTAGCCACGGCCCGCCGGGCTTCGGATGCGGCTGCGGCATCCAGTTCGCGATGGCCGACCTTCGCGGCACCGGCCGGCTCGACGTCGTCGCGCCGGGCAAAGAGGGTCTGCACGTGTTGTACAACGAGGGCGTCTGA
- a CDS encoding Gfo/Idh/MocA family oxidoreductase: MADTNPSRPVRFAYVGCGFVAQTIHIPNFRSLKDCEFVGLAEVRQDLGKRVADRFGIRKLYRSHEEIAIDADIEAVGVSAPYALQGKIAEELVRAGKHVFMEKPMAVNAARAERIVAAQKPDARVFVAYMKRYDPGNLLLKRHLDAWRASGEAGPILFARNHGFGGNWTYAADPNVVMDRSPETPPPAPAECPEWLPSEWHNSYLGYLQQWTHNVNLLRFFLSKPGESSAPVVKTVQLDTDGMTGVVVLEINGTRCTVESAYTGYHGWEEHTQIYFKNGWLRTEAPPLMQKNVPATVELYRPAKPGQAPQLVKEFADPQWSYREEAAAFLRCVRSGEPFPSSAQDTLHDVRLFEDIYREFVAQQPK, encoded by the coding sequence AAGTCTGAAGGACTGCGAGTTCGTCGGCCTTGCCGAGGTGCGGCAGGACCTCGGCAAGCGCGTGGCCGACCGCTTCGGCATCCGCAAGCTGTACCGCAGCCACGAGGAGATCGCGATCGACGCGGACATCGAGGCGGTCGGCGTCAGTGCGCCGTACGCGCTGCAGGGGAAGATCGCCGAGGAACTGGTGCGGGCGGGCAAGCACGTTTTCATGGAGAAGCCGATGGCCGTCAACGCCGCGCGGGCCGAACGCATCGTCGCGGCGCAGAAGCCGGACGCCCGCGTGTTCGTGGCGTACATGAAGCGGTACGACCCGGGCAACCTGTTGCTCAAGCGGCACCTGGACGCGTGGCGCGCCAGCGGCGAGGCGGGACCGATCCTGTTCGCTCGCAATCATGGCTTCGGCGGCAACTGGACGTACGCGGCCGACCCGAACGTGGTGATGGACCGATCGCCCGAAACGCCGCCGCCCGCGCCCGCCGAGTGCCCTGAATGGCTGCCGAGCGAGTGGCACAACAGCTACCTTGGTTACCTGCAGCAGTGGACGCATAACGTCAACTTGCTGCGGTTCTTCCTCTCCAAGCCGGGCGAGAGTTCCGCACCGGTGGTCAAAACTGTGCAGCTCGATACGGATGGGATGACCGGCGTCGTGGTGCTTGAGATCAACGGCACCCGCTGCACGGTCGAGAGCGCCTACACCGGCTATCACGGGTGGGAAGAGCACACTCAGATCTACTTCAAGAACGGTTGGCTGCGGACCGAGGCGCCGCCGCTCATGCAGAAGAACGTGCCGGCGACGGTCGAACTGTATCGGCCGGCCAAGCCGGGTCAGGCACCGCAGTTGGTCAAGGAGTTCGCAGACCCGCAGTGGAGCTACCGCGAGGAGGCCGCAGCCTTCCTGCGATGCGTGCGCAGCGGCGAACCGTTCCCGTCGAGTGCCCAGGACACGCTGCACGACGTGCGGCTGTTCGAGGACATCTACCGAGAATTCGTGGCGCAGCAGCCCAAGTGA